Below is a window of Geomonas oryzisoli DNA.
TGAAGTACATCGGGATCAGCATGATCTCCCAGAAGATGTAGAAGAGGAACAGGTCGAGCGAGATAAAGGTGCCGATCATGCCGACTTCGAGGAGAAGCAGGCAGATCATGTATTCCTTCACCTTCTCCTCAACCGCCGTGTAGGTGGAGAGGATGGCGATGGGCATGATGAAGGTGGTCAGGATGACCAGCCACAGGCTGATGCCGTCGATGCCCAGATGGTAGCTCATCTGGAAGGGACCGGCCGCGATCCAGGGGATGTTCTCGAGGAACTGGAACCCGCCGATGTCGCTGCCCGGCGCGTTGTACCCGGTGATCAGGGGCAACGAGAGGACGAACGTCACCACCGTAACCGCCATGGCGATGCTACGGAGCACGCCGTGGCTGTTCTTGTTCACAAAGAGGAGCAGTATCGCCCCGATCAGCGGTGTGAAGGTTAATATGCTCAGTAACGGTAGCTGGTTCATTTACTCTGCTCCTTTTACTTACAGGTCAAAATTATCTCAAGTCTCGAATCTTAGCGGAAGATGTACACCGCGACGATCAGGGCCACGCCGAACACCATGGTGAAGGCGTAGTTGTGAACGAAGCCGGTCTGCACGTAGCGCAGGATGCCGGAGAAGCCGCGGACAACCGCCGCCACGCCGTTCACGATACCGTCGACCACCAGCACGTCGAACCCTTTCCAGAGGAAGTTGCCGAGAGCCTTGCAGGGGTTGACGAAGGCGAAGTCGTAAATCTCGTCCACGTACCACTTGTTGTAGACCGCGCGGTGCAGTGCCGGGAAGGTGGAGGTGAACTTCTCGGGGAAGCCCGGTGCTACGATGTAGAGCGCGTAAGCGAGAGCGATGCCGCCGCAGGCGATCAGGACAGAGGTGCCCATGAGGCCCCACTCCATGGCGACGGAGTGCAGACCATGCGCGCCGTGCGCCTCGGTGTAGTGGGTGGAGTAAGCAAAGACCGGCTCGAGCCAGTGCTCGAAGTAGTTCGGCATTTCACCCAGCACTTCACCGAGCACCTTGGGCACGCCGACCCAGCCGCCGAACACGGAGAGGGTGGCGAGGCAGACCAGCGGCACGGTGATGACCCACGGTGACTCGTGCAGGTGGTGGTAGGCCTTGTCGGAGAGACGGGTCGGACCGAAGAAGGTCATGAAGACCAGGCGGAACATGTAGAATGCGGTGAGGCCTGCGGCCACGGCGCCTGCGCCCCAGAGGACGTAGTTGACGGCATGGTGGTGCGGGTTGGCGAACGCCTGCCAGAGGATCTCGTCCTTGGAGAAGAAGCCGGCGAAGCCCGGGATACCTGCGATGGCGATGGTGGCGAAGAGGAAGGTCCAGAAAGTAACCGGCATCTTCTTGCGAAGCCCACCCATGTTCCTCATGTCTTGCGGGTCCGCTTCGGAGTGCTCGTGGTGCAGCGCGTGGTGCATGGCGTGGATGACCGAGCCGGAACCGAGGAACAGGCAGGCCTTGAAGAAGGCGTGGGTCATCAGGTGGAACACGCCGGCGGTGAAGGCGCCGACACCCATGGCCAGGAACATGTAGCCGAGCTGGGAAACGGTGGAATATGCGAGGACGCGCTTGATGTCGTTCTGGGCGGTGCCGATGGTCGCCGCGAAGAGGGCGGTGGCGGCGCCGACGCAGGCGACTACCAGGAGAGCGGTCGGGCTCTTGATGTAGATGAAGTTCATGCGGGCGATCATGTAGACGCCTGCGGTAACCATGGTGGCGGCGTGGATGAGCGCGGAGACCGGAGTCGGGCCTTCCATCGCGTCCGGCAGCCAGGTGTACAGCGGAATCTGGGCGGACTTACCGGTGGCGCCCAGGAAGAAGCAGAGACAGACGGTGGTGACCACGGCGCCCGGGACCAGGAGGTCGGCGTTCTTGGCGAGCTCCACGAAGTTGATGGTCCAGACGTTGTGGTTGTGACCCAGGTAGTAGAAGAGGGTGAAGAGACCGAGGAGGAAACCGAAGTCGCCGACCCTGTTCATCACGAACGCCTTCTTGCCCGCATCGCCGGCGCTCTTCTTGTGGAAGTAGTAGCCGATCAACAGGTAGGAGCACAGACCGACGCCCTCCCAACCGATGAACATGAGGAGCAGGTTGTTGCCCGACACCAGGCAGAGCATGGAGAAGGTAAAGAGGTTCAGGTAGCAGAAGTAGCGGTAGAACCCTTCCTCACCGTGCATGTAGCCGATGGAGTAGAGGTGGATCAGGAAACCGATCCCCGTTACGATCATCAGCATGGTGGCGGACAGCGGGTCGATCAGGAAGCCGATGTCGGCTTTGAACGGACCGCACTGGATCCAGGTGAAGATGGTCTTCTGGAACACCCGCTCCTCGCCCGGCAGACTCAGGAGCTGGAACAGGATCCCGCAGGCGACCATGAAGGAGGCGAACACGCTACCGGCGGCGATACCGCCGATGACCGTCTCGTTCTTTATCTTCTTGCCGAGTAGGCCGTTGATGACCGAGCCGATGAGAGGGCACAGTGGGATCAACCATACTAAATCAAACATCCCTGACTCCTTTTTATCTGAAAAATCAGTTCTAAAAATCTGAATGCCGTTCAACGTTCAACGTTCAACGTTCTAGGTTTAAACCCGACTCAAACCCAACTCCTTGCGTCCCCGCGCTTGCGCTCTTAACGTTGAACGTCGAACGTTGAACGGGTTCACCGGGTGTTAGAGCTTGAGCAGGTTGACGTCCTCGACGTCGATGGACTCGCGGTTCTTGAAGAAGGCGATCATCAGCGCGAGACCTACGGCTGCCTCTGCGGCGGCCACGGTCATGACGAAGAAGACGAAGACCTGTCCGTCGATGTTGCCCAGGTGCCTGGAGAAGGCGATGAAGGTCAGGTTCACCGCGTTCAGCATCATCTCGATGCACATGAAGATGACGATGGCGTTTCTCTTGGTCAGGACGCCGATGGTCCCGATGGCGAAGAGTATGGCCGAAACTATCAGGTAATTTTCGATCGCTAGCATGTCTGTTCCCCTCGTAGCGTTAAATTTTCTTTTTGGCCAGGATGACGGCGCCGACGATCGCGGCTAAGAGCAGCACCGAGGTGACTTCGAACGGCAGCAGGAAGTCGGTGAAGAGCGCCTTGCCGATCAGCTCGACGTGGCCGACACTCACGATCTGCTCCTTGGTCATCTCACCCACCTTGCCGGTCATGGAACCTTTCATCAGGAACCAGATGGTCTGGAAGAGAACGAACAGGCCGATGGCGCTTCCGGCGATCACCGCGTGGGTGCCGCGCTTGACGGTCTCAACCCTCACGTTCAGCAGCATGATCACGAAGATGATCAAGACCATGATGGCGCCGGCGTACACGATCACCTGGGTGGCCGCCATGAAGGGGGCGTCCAGCATGACGTAGAAGGTCGCCAGGCAGAAGAAGGTCATCACCAGCGACAGCGCGCTGTTGATCGGGTTTTTGCAGGTGACCACGAGTATGCTGGAAATAACGGCCACCGCAGCCACGACGAGAAAGAAGATCGATTCCATTGCTGCTCCTTTATTTCTTTTCTAAGAGTCTGTCTTTGGTGTAGGTGAAGTCGGCGCGCGTGTAGTTGGCGAGTTCGAACTGTTCGGTCATCCGAATCGCGTCAACCGGGCACGCTTCCACACAGTAGCCGCAGAAGATGCAGCGCAGCATGTCGATTTCGTATTTCGCAGCGTACTTGTCGTGGTTGGCGTCCTCGCCGGCCTCGACGGTGATGCACTTGGCCGGGCAGACGGTGGGGCAGAGGTAGCACGCAACGCACTTCGCCTTGTCGTGGGACACGTTGAGCGCGTGCAGTCCGCGGAAGCCTGGCTTTACGTCAGGACGCTCGGTCGGGTACTGCAGGGTGACCGGCTTCTTGAACATATGTGAAATGGTGATCTGAAGACCTTTG
It encodes the following:
- the nuoL gene encoding NADH-quinone oxidoreductase subunit L, yielding MFDLVWLIPLCPLIGSVINGLLGKKIKNETVIGGIAAGSVFASFMVACGILFQLLSLPGEERVFQKTIFTWIQCGPFKADIGFLIDPLSATMLMIVTGIGFLIHLYSIGYMHGEEGFYRYFCYLNLFTFSMLCLVSGNNLLLMFIGWEGVGLCSYLLIGYYFHKKSAGDAGKKAFVMNRVGDFGFLLGLFTLFYYLGHNHNVWTINFVELAKNADLLVPGAVVTTVCLCFFLGATGKSAQIPLYTWLPDAMEGPTPVSALIHAATMVTAGVYMIARMNFIYIKSPTALLVVACVGAATALFAATIGTAQNDIKRVLAYSTVSQLGYMFLAMGVGAFTAGVFHLMTHAFFKACLFLGSGSVIHAMHHALHHEHSEADPQDMRNMGGLRKKMPVTFWTFLFATIAIAGIPGFAGFFSKDEILWQAFANPHHHAVNYVLWGAGAVAAGLTAFYMFRLVFMTFFGPTRLSDKAYHHLHESPWVITVPLVCLATLSVFGGWVGVPKVLGEVLGEMPNYFEHWLEPVFAYSTHYTEAHGAHGLHSVAMEWGLMGTSVLIACGGIALAYALYIVAPGFPEKFTSTFPALHRAVYNKWYVDEIYDFAFVNPCKALGNFLWKGFDVLVVDGIVNGVAAVVRGFSGILRYVQTGFVHNYAFTMVFGVALIVAVYIFR
- a CDS encoding NADH-quinone oxidoreductase subunit J family protein; translation: MESIFFLVVAAVAVISSILVVTCKNPINSALSLVMTFFCLATFYVMLDAPFMAATQVIVYAGAIMVLIIFVIMLLNVRVETVKRGTHAVIAGSAIGLFVLFQTIWFLMKGSMTGKVGEMTKEQIVSVGHVELIGKALFTDFLLPFEVTSVLLLAAIVGAVILAKKKI
- the nuoI gene encoding NADH-quinone oxidoreductase subunit NuoI, which gives rise to MIMPLIKGLQITISHMFKKPVTLQYPTERPDVKPGFRGLHALNVSHDKAKCVACYLCPTVCPAKCITVEAGEDANHDKYAAKYEIDMLRCIFCGYCVEACPVDAIRMTEQFELANYTRADFTYTKDRLLEKK
- the nuoK gene encoding NADH-quinone oxidoreductase subunit NuoK, whose product is MLAIENYLIVSAILFAIGTIGVLTKRNAIVIFMCIEMMLNAVNLTFIAFSRHLGNIDGQVFVFFVMTVAAAEAAVGLALMIAFFKNRESIDVEDVNLLKL